GGTTTGTGTTTCCTGTTATCTAAAGGTGTTAAACCTTTCTCACGCtctttggccatttgtatatttttgtggAGATACAGTTTTTGGCGTATATTGCCAGTttacaagttgttttttttaaatgattaattggTATTGTTAAGTTTTTTATACAACTAATATATCTGAAAACAAGTTCTTTTTCAGATtcatgatttgcaagtatttttctcCCAATATGTGGGTTGGCTTAAGACTTCTTTGATGACATAATTTtctgtataaatatttttcattttggtgaaATCTCAGGCACTGTTCTGCTTTTTCACTATATTTGATAGGAAgttttttacatatatttgtaaagttttgtttgtttatgttttttgtaataaattctttctctgagacaaatattatatataatgaatagCAGACCTTTAAAGTATATGGTTTgatgcattttaataaatatatatacacacaaagccATTAACAAATTCAAAATCTAGAATACTTTCATTCACTTTGATTATGCTGTTATGCTCCTTTCCAGTTAATTCACTCAGATGCAACTATTGTCCTCATTCCTGTCACTCTTAGTGTTGTCTATTCTATAGCAACTTGAACCACACATTTACTCATACTGCATGGTCTCTTTATTCCAGGATTTATAATACTGACAACTTTATCATCAGTCCATTACTTTTCTTAGCTAAAGATTGTTCTGTCTATTGTGTCAACTTCTTTCTTTCAAGTGCAGTGTATTTGCCTTTAATGTGATTATTCAATTTGGGGGAATAAGTTCATCTTATTctagtttacttttctttcccctttataacttgttttatttcttttctatatttttctgagCTAATGGAATAGATGGAGTTTGCCTAATACTAAATTTTTGTGTTCTTCTTAACGTCTTTTGAATAGGTGActgtttttagagcagtttcaggttcAGAGGAAAACTGAGAAGAAGCAATGGAGATCTCCTTCATCTCTTCTGATTACAAAATAGGCAGAGGGACTGAATAGACCTTTTcccaaagatacacaaatggccaacaagtacaACAAAAGGTGCTCAACACACTCATtctcagggaaatgcatatcaaaatcaTAATGACATAACATTTTACATCTGTTAGACTGACAATTATCGAGAACACAAGAGATACGAAATGTTAATGAGGATGTAGAGTAAACAGATCCGTGTATATTATTGAATGGTATGTAAATTTATACAGTCATTATGGAAAAGAATATAAAGGTTCCTTCAAGAAGTAAAAGGAGAACGACGATCCTTCAATCCCTCCATTGGGTAGATATCCAAAGAATCAGAAATCATGATTGTGAAGGGTGATCTGTGTTCCCAGGTTCATTGCatcattattcacagtagccaagatgtGGGTACATCCTCATCCCTGACTGATGAATCAATATAGGAAATGTGAGACTTATATTATTCAGACTTTAAATAGAggaaaattctgccatttgccaTAACATAGATGGAGCTGAAGGACTTGATGTTAAGTGAAACAAtgggacacagaaagagaaatactacATGAACTCACTTAAATGTGGAAATGATATAGCTCAATTCACAGAGGCAGAGTATAACAGTGGTTATCAGGGGCCAGGgaatgggggaaatggagagatgttggcCCAAGGGTGCAAGGACTCAGCTGAATAGAAAGAATAAGTTCCAGACATCAAATATATAGCATGGTCACTATTGCTAACAACATCATAACTCATACTTGAAATTGCAGAAACAATTGATGTTAAATGAAatcttcttacacacacacacacacacacacgcacacactggtAACTATACAGAGAAGTCTGTTGTGCTAATTAGATTGTGGTGATCTTtacacattgtatatatatgaaaaaccaaGTTGTACAActgaaatatgtatataattttatattttaacatgtcAACTTTAGGACACTAGTGCAGTCACTAAGCTTTGAATATTCCCCAAAGCAACAAGTAATAAGAACACTGAAAACatgatattttaatgtatttattttaaaacaatctttGACAGGAGGAAACAATgggtattaaaaatgttttccaggtAAATAACAGGGTCAAAACTGAAATGGAATCGTAAAGCAGTTACTAAAGATCTGGTACGCTTGAATACACTgatataaatgaattttatttatttattatgtatgtatgtatgtatgtatgatgcatgtatttaagtttttgtttCAATGCCAGTTTGGTAATATACAGTGTAACAGGTGTTacaagtgtaaaatttagtgAGTGTACTACTACATGCCCATCACATATCTCACCTGTCCTCCTACCCATCTACCCtcgtaaccatcaatttgttctctatatttaagaatctgtttgtTGATTTGACACCCTTGCTCTGTTTTTTCCTATACTCATTTGTTTCCTAAttttcacatgagtgaaatcatatggtgtttatctttctctcactgactgcTTTTGCCTCACATactactttctagctccatccttTTCATGGGAAATGGCAAGACCTCACTTCCCATTCTTGTTGATATTTGAGTCATATGCCAttatatctacctatctatctattatctataatCTATTTATATATCTAAACATACCATATACCTAAATATACCATATGTTTTTCAATTAATCATTTGATGGACACTAAAGTTATCTCCACAATTTGTTCATTGCAGATAAATGCTGCTATAACCTTGgcatgcatgtatccctttgagttagttttttgtattctctgaaatgaatgaattttagaaGTTCATGATACAACCCCTCTATTCAAGGCATGGCTGTGAATCTGCTCTGCTCACTATGAACATCAAATTCTATTGGCTATTCTAATTTGATAATGTACACTACCCCTTTAGTAATGTGGcaccaacagaaaaagaaaatggcttcTTGCGGCAAAAGTAAATTTTATCATACTCCATTAACTATATACAAGGATACTGAGTATTTCTGAATGCCTTTCaaacttttcttttattccattgaTACAACCCAATTTTAGAtagaattatatacattttttttttcctttaaggttgTTCCTACCTTTCTGTACTTCATTCTTGGATAGTATGTTGTATCTATGGTATATTGtaaattcttatttaatcttGACAGCATaaattgttttacttctttccctCTTAGAGTTGTAGAAGTCTCTTGCTATAGCCCCATTTAATAATCATAGAAATTATCTGAATATCATAATGACTTTGTAATACTACATTTAGAAAATCCTTTACATAATGCCTCTGTTATCCTAATAGTCAAAGGAAACATTAAAGCAattgtataagaaaaaaattacatatattcatattatatatatagagagagagagaaagagagagagagagagcgactTTGTTTCACTAGGAtgaaacttttttcaagataatCTATTGATATAATGAAAAACACTTCTTGACTCACAGTGAGTTAGCTCCTTTGCCCTGAATGTGCTCAAGGGAAAGTTGGATACCTTAATTGAAATGTGCTTTAGAGAAAATTATAAGTCATAGAGAACAAGACTGActgaccttccttccttccttccttccttccttccttctgtcctttctttcattctttctggcTGTTTATTGTTTGAAAAGTTGtgattgtatacatatatttctctTTACCAAAACAGAGTGTAGACTGAGATGTGAGGAGTATTTCATAATCCATAGTGTCAGAGTTGAGCTCTCAGGTAAAGTAAGAACCAGGCTGGCATTATGAGGGAAGCTActagtttgaggacagaagtacAGATAAAAGAAAGGATCCAACAAGTCAAGATATACACTATCATATTTGATATGTGTATAGGTTAAGTGATCAACCAAAGTCCTCAATTCATCTTTTGCTTTCTGAGGTAATTTTTATATGCCAGAGCTTTCTCATGGCATTTTTCACTTCTGCATTCCTCAGGGTGTAGATGAGTGGATTGAGAAAAGGGGTCCCAATAGTATAAAATACAGTCACCATCTTGTCCATGGGGAAAGTGGTTGGGGGGcgtgtatatatgaatatacatggaCCAAAGGATAAGATTACTACTATGATGTGAGAAGTGCAAGTTGAGAgagcttttttcctcccttctccactGTGATTTCTCAAGGAATGCAAGATGACAATATATGAGATTATCAGAATCACAAAACTGCTTGAGCAAATGGCCCCACTGTTGGACACCAACAGTAGGTTGATCCTATAGGTGTCCATGCAAGCAAGTTTCAGCAAGGGTTGCAAATCACAGCAGTAATGATCAATCAAATTGGGTCCACAGAAAGGCAGTCTCAAGGCCAGGATAATCTGGGCtatagaatggataaaagaccctATCCATGCAAGAACAATAAGGATGGTGCAGACCTGTCGTCTCATGATGGTTGGATAATGTAAGGGCTTACAGATGGCCACATAACGATCAGCAGCCATGAAGATGAGCACAAAGATCTCCATACAGCCAAATAAATGTAAGGCAAAGACTTGAGTCATGCACTCATtgtatgttataattttttttgcgGAGAGTGAATCGACAAGTAGTCTAGGGGCTATGGATGTTGAGAAGCAGGAATCTGTAAGGgacaaataaaataggaaaaagtacatggggTTCCCAAGTGTAGGGCTGTACTTGATGGTCACAATAATAAGCAAATTCCCTACCACAGTTCCcacataaaaaatgaagaagattaCAAATACCATTTTCTGTCTCATGGGATTTTGGGTCAATCCTAACAGTATGAACTCAGTTACGCTGTTGTTTTGTTGCATTGTTTCAGGCAAAGTGGA
The genomic region above belongs to Neovison vison isolate M4711 chromosome 7, ASM_NN_V1, whole genome shotgun sequence and contains:
- the LOC122914379 gene encoding olfactory receptor 4C11-like; translated protein: MQQNNSVTEFILLGLTQNPMRQKMVFVIFFIFYVGTVVGNLLIIVTIKYSPTLGNPMYFFLFYLSLTDSCFSTSIAPRLLVDSLSAKKIITYNECMTQVFALHLFGCMEIFVLIFMAADRYVAICKPLHYPTIMRRQVCTILIVLAWIGSFIHSIAQIILALRLPFCGPNLIDHYCCDLQPLLKLACMDTYRINLLLVSNSGAICSSSFVILIISYIVILHSLRNHSGEGRKKALSTCTSHIIVVILSFGPCIFIYTRPPTTFPMDKMVTVFYTIGTPFLNPLIYTLRNAEVKNAMRKLWHIKITSESKR